The following coding sequences are from one Shewanella violacea DSS12 window:
- a CDS encoding DsrE/DsrF/TusD sulfur relay family protein gives MQQVLIIVNDAPYGSERLFNALRLAIQLNEQEESLAKVSLFLLSDAITAVLPKQLPAEGYNIQQMLEILIAQKSEVKFCGSCMHARGLTDLSVIEGCEVATMDDLAVWVLAADKTLTF, from the coding sequence ATGCAACAGGTTTTAATTATCGTCAACGACGCTCCTTACGGCTCAGAGCGGTTATTTAATGCTTTGCGTTTAGCTATTCAGCTTAATGAGCAAGAGGAGTCACTAGCTAAGGTGAGTTTGTTTCTGCTGTCAGATGCTATTACCGCTGTTCTACCAAAACAGTTACCGGCAGAGGGCTATAATATTCAGCAAATGTTGGAGATTCTTATTGCACAAAAGAGTGAAGTTAAGTTCTGTGGTTCCTGTATGCATGCCCGTGGTTTGACTGATTTGAGTGTGATCGAAGGCTGTGAAGTGGCGACTATGGATGACTTGGCTGTTTGGGTACTCGCAGCGGATAAAACGTTAACCTTTTAA